The sequence below is a genomic window from Desulfobacterales bacterium.
TCCAGCATAAAATTTTTTTAATTTATTAAAAGATTTAATAGTTTGGGGAAAAAGGCACATATTTAATTGTTAAAAATTAGAATTAACAAATTATTGCCCGAACGTAATGTCTCAATATTTCTAATTATTACAAAACCCTATCTCGCTACAGGATTCGTGAAAATGATAAAGATAAATTTTTTTCAAAATCACAAACTGGCACGCATATTGAATTACTAGTCGTTCCATATAAAAAATTTCAGGAGATTCAGACCATGCGCAATAAAAATGGATTTTCAATGATGGAAGTTTTGACGGTAATTGCCATTTTTGCCATCTTGTCCGCCATTGCTATGCCTAACTTTCTTGGGTGGCGCAAAAAGGCTCAGTTGAGTCGGGCCGCCAGGGATGTCTACTCAAGTTTTCAAAAGGCTAAGATGGAATCGGTGCGTAGAAACGGAAATTGTGGGATTGAATTTCGTGCCAATGATTATGTGATCTATATGGATTCCGATTTGAGCTTTGATTTTAATCCTATTAATGATCAAGTGGTCCAGACGGTGAATTGGTCTCAGTATCCAGGCGTTAGACTTGACCTAAGTGAAGGCGGAGGGGACGGTCTGACTTTTTCAAATCCTGATTCAGGGCTAGTCTTTGCTTCCGATGGGCTTCCCCGCAACAACGCCGGCGGTCTTGGCTCTGGAAGCGTTTTCCTAACAAATCAAGGCAATACCAGACAAAATACGATAACGATAACCACTGCCGGAAATATCCAGATCAATTAGACAGGTTAGCCGGGTATGATCATCAGAGGAGCGAATAAATAATGAATCGAAAAGGCTTTACGTTAATTGAACTTCTGATCGCCATGGTCGTAGCGTCTATTGTCTTGGGCTCGATTTATGCAGCATACCGTTCGCAAACCCAGGCCCACCGGACCCAACAACTCGTGGTTCAAATGCAACAGAATATGCGGGCGGCCTTGTACCTTTTGGAAAGAGAAATAATGATGGCAGGCTACAGCATAACCGATCCGCCCGCACCTGCCGGTTTTGTTCAAAATTTTGCAAGTTTGGGTTCACCCCACGATGGCTCTGGTGCCGCCAGCGATGCCAATAATATAGCGTTCACCATGGACAGCGATGACAGCGGAACCATAGATGCTGCTGCCGCTATTGCTGGATTTGAAATCATTGCTTATCGACTAAATGCAGCTAACAGCACTTTGGAAAGATGGGACGGTTCCAGCGGTGCTTGGCAGGTCGCAGCTGAACAAATTACAAGCCTGGCGTTTACCTACCATCGGGAAGACGATTCGCAGATACCTTTTCCGCTTACAGCCGCTGATCTGCCGGATATCCGATCTATTGAAGTGGCGCTTACGGCCACCTCAAGGGATCGAAATATGAATCTGACTCATAAAATCAAATGCCGAAATATGGGCTATTAATCGAGGAGATTTCTAATTGATGAGAACCAACGCAATTGAAACCAAAATCAAAATGATGCCTGAGAACAAGGGTTTTACCCTCATCGAAGCGCTTTTTGCGATTGCCATCTTTTCCATTGGTATTTTGGCGGTGAGCAGCATGCAGATCTCTGCCATAAATAATAATGCTTCGGCCAGAATGCGTACAGAGGCAACCATGTTGGCTTCTGAAAAAGTAGAGGAACTGATGTCGTTAGCGGATTACAATGATCCTTTATTAGATACAGATACGCAATCGGACTCATCAGCAAACAATATATATTGCCTACAGTGGTCGGCTATTGAAGACACACCGATACCAAGTACGAAAACCATAATACTTTCGGTGCGCTGGACAGATGGCGAAACAGGGTGTGGAAATTTTGATCAAAAGGAAAATGAGGTCAGCCTTGATTTTATAAGAGCGAATATCTAGAGCGAAAACTTTTATTGGCGCAGAAACGCTTGATATCTGGGACCAGGAAGATTGTTGGAAAATATCGGTTAAATCCGTATGGCCATAGGCAAAGGGAGAAAAGACAAATGATTCAAATAAAAGCCACCTTCAAAAAGGATGATGGTTCCGTGATGGTAGCCGCCCTGTTGATTTTAGTGCTGCTCACGATAATTGGTATATCAGCCACCACCATGAGCAATTCAGAATTAAATATAACCGCCAATATGCAATTGCATAAAATGGCGTTTTTTACGGCTGAAAGTGGGTGGCACGTGATGGCAGATTGGATAGATGATCAATATCCGCTTCCAACGGTTAATCTCGCATCTGACGATTTCGAAGGAATTGATGGCATAAATAACGATGGTGACGGATTTACCGATGAACACGACGAGTACATAAATTTTACGACCATCCAGTTTAATCAGGGTTCAGATATGATTGATAACGATCTTGACGGCGGCACGGATGAAAGCGATGAGTTTTACGACATGCTGCCGTTTTCTGATAGTAAATCGAATTTTCAATATGGCATAACGGCTGTTTATAACGGGGCCGGAATTGCTCCTGGATGGGATCCCACCATGTTTTTAAGATACAATTATGAGATAACATCAACCGCCACCGTACCCGCGCGGATCGAAGACGCGGTGTCTCAGATTACGGTTACCGCCGGCAAAATTGAACATATAGGGAGCTAGGATTATGAAATTAGCAGAAATTTACTACAAGAACCTCAACGGCTTTCTGAGGTTATGTTGGCATAAAACCGTTTCTAAGCAGAGCGTGCACGTGCTGGCAATTGCACTGTTTGCAGTCTTTTGTCTTGTGGGCCTGCCACATGCCGCTCATGCTCAGCTTGAGGCCAAATCCGGGACATTCATCGTAAATTCAGGTACCGGGAACCAGTCTATAACCGGTGTGGGATTCCGACCCAAGGCCTATATTCTCTTCTATACCAAAAACGACACACTTGATACGAATTCTAACGGCAAGGGTAGCATCCTTTCTATTGGAATGACCGATGGGGTCAGACAGTTTTGCATGGCATCGGGTTCCGAGGACAACCAGGGAACGAGCGATGTCGGCCGCCGGGGATTCAGTGACCGGGTGCTGGCCACGCATGATGCCCAAGCAAACCAGTATGTGGAAGGCGAAGCCAGCCATGTCAGCATGGATGCTGACGGTTTTACCATCAGTATCGTAACCGAATTTATCGAACCGACCAATCCGATCGTAAGCTATATCGCTTTCGGCGGTGACGATCTCCAGGTGGATGTGGACACTGTAGATCTGGCCTATACGATAGACACATCGGTAGATGTCACCGCTCCAGGATTTGAGCCCGACGTGATTATCACATCCTATATCGGACAGTTTTTAAATATCGATGGCGACACGATCAATGATGACCATAGCTTTTCACTGGGATGGGCGCTCAATCCTGTCCGGCAGGCCAGCAACAATCAGTATAGCATGATGGTGGCCAGTCGCGATGCTATGAGTCCTGCTCTGACATACACACGCTTTGATGATACCCGCGCGGGTGTTGCCCACTATGACGGCGTTGATGATGCCGGGTATGAAATCGGCAATTTTGACACCGATGGTTTTAGTGTCACCACCCGCTTGAAAAATGCCCCCAATGAGTATTACATGGGATATTTGGCACTCAAACTGGGAACAGAACCAAACGTCTACTCAACTGCCAGAACCGCGCGGACCACAACTGGAGACGATGTGGAAAGTAGTGCCGGGTTTGAACCCATATTTTTATTGAGTATCGGCAGTGCTGCGGTTACCGGCGCAAATACGAATACCGCCGGTTGTTCAATGGCCATTGGGTTTTCAGACGGAACCGATACCGTTGCGCTCATGCAGCATGACGAAAATGCAGCGGCTACGACCGATACGCACAATCGTGTAAGCGAAAGCCAATTCATGTCGGCATATTCAGCCGGGGGCAGCATCGATTGGCAGTCGACGCTGACCTCCTTTGATCCCAGCGGCTGGACCATCAATTACGGGGATGCAGCCGGCGCTGCCTATCTAAACGCCTTTTTGGCCTTCGGCCCAGGGGGGGCCACCGAGCTGACGGTCAACCCGGGCACCATGGGCCTCACTGTGGGAGACATCGAAGGCGCCGTAATCTACGGTGGCACCAGTCCTTACACAGTGTCCACCTCTGACTCTTCAGTGGCAACTGTCACGCTGAGTAACGATACAGTATCCGTAGAGGCCGTAGGGGTTGGTACCGCAACGATCCTGGTTAACGATGATGTGGGTGCCAGTACCTATATCAATGTGGTTGTTACCGAACCGCTTGCGGTTTCTCCGGCGAACGTGAGCTTTTATCCAGGTCAGACGGCCACTGTTACCATTAGCGGTGGCGCACCCGGCTACACCGCCGTTTCCGGCAATCCAAGTGTGGCCAGTGTCTCGGTGAGCGGTGACACGCTGACCCTATTTGCTGTCGGGGGGGGTACGATCACCGTGACCATCACCGACACGGCGGACAATCACGCCTATGTGACCGTTACGGTCGGAGACACTATTACCCCGGGTTTGGGCAATTGTCCGATACCGCCGTTTACAACCGCCGGCGTGGGGCCCAATGTCCTTTTGGTGTTGGACCATTCCGGGTCGATGGGCCGCGGCGAGACACTGGTGGACGGCAATTGGGAACTTTCCCGCTGGGAAACCGCTAAAACGGTGTTTAAAAATATCATCAATGACAATCCCAATATTCGGTTTGGCTTGATGCGCCTGGATGGCAGCAATTTTATAGAGGACCTTCAGGGTGCGTATTTCAGGCAGGGCGGTAAGTTGCTGCGGCCCTGCGGGACGCCGGGCACCGAATTAATTGACTATATCGACAATTGGGGGGATCTGCTACAGCCGGGTGATCCGGGCTACCGCGACGGTTATAATTATCGTAACAGTAACGACCCCCAGACCTGGACGGTTTTGGCTGAAACCCTGGCATCGGCCGGGCGTTATTTTGCTACGATAATCGATGGAAACGGAAATCGGGTCGGGAAAGGGCCGGCGGGCTTCGGCTACTACAAAGAGGGCGTTGATTATACGTATTATATAGGCGGTGCTGAGATGTCCGCTGATATTCAAAATTATGACGACGGATTAAACCCGTTCAATGTCGATGAAATCATTACCGGTCAAACTTCAGGAGCGACGGCCAGAATCGTTTCGATTAACAGCACCGGCCCTGATACAGCTACTTTGGGACTCATTACTGTGGTCGGTACGTTTCAGGCCGGTGAAC
It includes:
- a CDS encoding prepilin-type N-terminal cleavage/methylation domain-containing protein; protein product: MRTNAIETKIKMMPENKGFTLIEALFAIAIFSIGILAVSSMQISAINNNASARMRTEATMLASEKVEELMSLADYNDPLLDTDTQSDSSANNIYCLQWSAIEDTPIPSTKTIILSVRWTDGETGCGNFDQKENEVSLDFIRANI
- a CDS encoding GspH/FimT family pseudopilin — protein: MRNKNGFSMMEVLTVIAIFAILSAIAMPNFLGWRKKAQLSRAARDVYSSFQKAKMESVRRNGNCGIEFRANDYVIYMDSDLSFDFNPINDQVVQTVNWSQYPGVRLDLSEGGGDGLTFSNPDSGLVFASDGLPRNNAGGLGSGSVFLTNQGNTRQNTITITTAGNIQIN
- a CDS encoding PilX N-terminal domain-containing pilus assembly protein, with the protein product MIQIKATFKKDDGSVMVAALLILVLLTIIGISATTMSNSELNITANMQLHKMAFFTAESGWHVMADWIDDQYPLPTVNLASDDFEGIDGINNDGDGFTDEHDEYINFTTIQFNQGSDMIDNDLDGGTDESDEFYDMLPFSDSKSNFQYGITAVYNGAGIAPGWDPTMFLRYNYEITSTATVPARIEDAVSQITVTAGKIEHIGS
- a CDS encoding PilC/PilY family type IV pilus protein produces the protein MKLAEIYYKNLNGFLRLCWHKTVSKQSVHVLAIALFAVFCLVGLPHAAHAQLEAKSGTFIVNSGTGNQSITGVGFRPKAYILFYTKNDTLDTNSNGKGSILSIGMTDGVRQFCMASGSEDNQGTSDVGRRGFSDRVLATHDAQANQYVEGEASHVSMDADGFTISIVTEFIEPTNPIVSYIAFGGDDLQVDVDTVDLAYTIDTSVDVTAPGFEPDVIITSYIGQFLNIDGDTINDDHSFSLGWALNPVRQASNNQYSMMVASRDAMSPALTYTRFDDTRAGVAHYDGVDDAGYEIGNFDTDGFSVTTRLKNAPNEYYMGYLALKLGTEPNVYSTARTARTTTGDDVESSAGFEPIFLLSIGSAAVTGANTNTAGCSMAIGFSDGTDTVALMQHDENAAATTDTHNRVSESQFMSAYSAGGSIDWQSTLTSFDPSGWTINYGDAAGAAYLNAFLAFGPGGATELTVNPGTMGLTVGDIEGAVIYGGTSPYTVSTSDSSVATVTLSNDTVSVEAVGVGTATILVNDDVGASTYINVVVTEPLAVSPANVSFYPGQTATVTISGGAPGYTAVSGNPSVASVSVSGDTLTLFAVGGGTITVTITDTADNHAYVTVTVGDTITPGLGNCPIPPFTTAGVGPNVLLVLDHSGSMGRGETLVDGNWELSRWETAKTVFKNIINDNPNIRFGLMRLDGSNFIEDLQGAYFRQGGKLLRPCGTPGTELIDYIDNWGDLLQPGDPGYRDGYNYRNSNDPQTWTVLAETLASAGRYFATIIDGNGNRVGKGPAGFGYYKEGVDYTYYIGGAEMSADIQNYDDGLNPFNVDEIITGQTSGATARIVSINSTGPDTATLGLITVVGTFQAGEQITGNMGGDADLNGVPIAGGGVPYAASLTDDFGNTIDSISPITQSCQKTFIIFLTDGESNYDSDWNVVTDVIGDYDGDNDPEDCKKGDSGCDTGGRVEYFDDVAKYLYENDMRSDLPEKQNIVTYVVGFGFDVGNVPAFLEDAADNGGGQFFLAQNDITDLTNAMQSAIQDIMAKISSGTAVTTITTSSSTDDYLFRAKFLPGASWRGYLERFTLPYDDTDTADWEAGALLNSRVASNTHAHRKIYTPLLSDFLPKVEFTDDFGVSSAMSLKWGVDLTEAYDIINYIRGDTTYDGDKYRDRNNWLLGDIIYSTPKTVGAPKAWYFDNPYKTEPPEYGSYPAFKSAHSNRKTMIYVGANDGMLHAFDSGTGQEEWAFIPYNLQAKLKELTVEDCHKYYVDLTVNVRDVWDESEPPSGKWKTILIGGNRLGGEEYFALDITEPAHDKFKMMWNIIPFPGKGMLSSNVPAIGKVKAYGGVVDDWVAFITSGYHDSDKKGRIAAFNISDGSPVSIWREEEHTKAKKKTQVKSVDSPYYSLTSPTALDSDMDGYLDLIYAGDTEGSLWKFYYDYEDQYWRKRELFNTGGQPITAPPAVAYDADGNLRVYFGTGAYLEESDKDNNTRNAFYCLVEKKQYPGDANDGHYTGTSSLT
- a CDS encoding prepilin-type N-terminal cleavage/methylation domain-containing protein — protein: MNRKGFTLIELLIAMVVASIVLGSIYAAYRSQTQAHRTQQLVVQMQQNMRAALYLLEREIMMAGYSITDPPAPAGFVQNFASLGSPHDGSGAASDANNIAFTMDSDDSGTIDAAAAIAGFEIIAYRLNAANSTLERWDGSSGAWQVAAEQITSLAFTYHREDDSQIPFPLTAADLPDIRSIEVALTATSRDRNMNLTHKIKCRNMGY